A DNA window from Hymenobacter aquaticus contains the following coding sequences:
- a CDS encoding dihydroorotate dehydrogenase, whose protein sequence is MQLGTLTLQNPICLAAAPWQLGGAGYERLGAIFTRTVTMEPRPGLYEEGIWQVNEQTLLNATNMRTESAEILVQEHLPHLLSYGVPVLVSITAPGIPGFRKIARFLAREVGAQIAGVEVYMAQPDTEKGAELNARFVREATQAVRNELGPDAVIVVKLPPWPEHIRGLALGAQEGGATALAATNVLKALHLPDDATAAPVTGGLSGEALRPVALRCVWELAHDARITLPIFGTGGVFTAAHVTDYLRCGANAVQVASGEWLEPGLSARLAAECGHLVPANL, encoded by the coding sequence ATGCAGCTAGGAACTCTCACTTTGCAAAACCCCATCTGCCTGGCCGCCGCCCCGTGGCAGCTGGGTGGGGCGGGCTACGAGCGGCTGGGCGCCATTTTTACCCGCACCGTGACGATGGAGCCCCGGCCCGGGCTCTACGAGGAAGGCATCTGGCAGGTAAACGAGCAAACCCTGCTCAACGCCACCAACATGCGCACCGAAAGCGCCGAAATTCTGGTCCAGGAGCACCTGCCGCACCTGCTTAGCTACGGCGTGCCGGTGCTGGTCAGCATCACGGCGCCGGGTATTCCGGGCTTCCGCAAAATTGCCCGCTTTCTGGCCCGGGAAGTCGGTGCCCAGATTGCCGGCGTGGAAGTCTACATGGCCCAGCCCGACACCGAGAAAGGCGCCGAGCTCAACGCCCGGTTTGTGCGCGAAGCCACCCAGGCCGTGCGCAACGAGCTGGGGCCCGACGCGGTAATCGTGGTGAAGCTGCCGCCGTGGCCCGAGCACATCCGGGGCCTGGCCCTCGGTGCCCAGGAAGGCGGGGCCACGGCCCTGGCCGCCACCAACGTGCTGAAAGCCCTGCACCTGCCCGACGACGCCACGGCCGCGCCCGTCACCGGCGGCCTGTCGGGCGAGGCCCTGCGGCCCGTGGCGCTGCGCTGCGTGTGGGAGCTGGCCCACGATGCCCGCATTACCCTGCCCATTTTTGGCACCGGCGGCGTGTTTACCGCCGCCCACGTCACCGACTATCTGCGCTGCGGGGCCAATGCCGTGCAGGTCGCCAGCGGCGAATGGCTGGAGCCGGGCCTCTCGGCCCGCCTGGCCGCCGAGTGTGGACATCTGGTGCCGGCTAATCTGTAG
- a CDS encoding amino acid--tRNA ligase-related protein, translated as MNDNTTLAQQMVAAAPAATRNVNLSTDPKRMAVIKVWDAMFRGARKYVESEGFVAIHNMPHIVGVTGACENTDTLFTIDWYDGKKMFLPQSNQLYIEMLTQAIEGGRVYGEIQSFRKEMKADGRRLAQFSLFEIEHIGDLDELLGHLSGIVASASRQVAQDCAKELELFGRNPADLTNVTFKRMTYDAAVELLKTEGFPELQFGDDLVAEHEGRLTELMGPMFVTHYPEEIKFFNMKNNDEDSRVVNSSDLLLPLAGESAGSAEREFDADKLREKLMKSSMLEGLLRQGMKLEDFNWYLDFHKEHDVKLHSGAGVGMARVAQFILGQKDIRDCVPFLINRDNVI; from the coding sequence ATGAACGACAACACCACCCTCGCCCAACAGATGGTAGCCGCCGCTCCTGCCGCCACCCGCAACGTGAACCTGAGCACGGACCCCAAGCGGATGGCCGTTATCAAAGTATGGGACGCCATGTTCCGCGGCGCTCGTAAGTACGTCGAGTCGGAAGGCTTCGTGGCCATCCACAACATGCCCCACATTGTGGGCGTAACCGGTGCCTGCGAAAACACCGACACGCTGTTCACCATCGACTGGTACGACGGCAAGAAAATGTTCCTGCCCCAGTCCAACCAGCTCTACATCGAGATGCTGACCCAGGCCATCGAAGGCGGCCGGGTGTACGGCGAAATCCAGAGCTTCCGCAAGGAAATGAAGGCCGACGGCCGCCGTCTGGCGCAGTTCAGCCTGTTCGAAATCGAGCACATCGGTGACCTCGACGAGCTGCTGGGCCACCTCTCGGGCATCGTGGCCTCGGCTTCGCGCCAGGTAGCCCAGGATTGCGCCAAGGAGCTGGAGCTGTTCGGCCGCAACCCCGCCGACCTGACCAACGTGACCTTCAAGCGCATGACCTACGACGCCGCCGTAGAGCTGCTGAAAACCGAAGGCTTCCCCGAGCTGCAGTTCGGCGACGACCTGGTAGCCGAGCACGAAGGCCGCCTGACCGAGCTGATGGGCCCGATGTTCGTGACGCACTACCCCGAGGAAATCAAGTTCTTCAACATGAAGAACAACGACGAAGACTCCCGCGTGGTAAACTCCAGCGACCTGCTGCTGCCCCTGGCCGGCGAGTCGGCCGGCTCGGCGGAGCGCGAGTTCGACGCCGACAAGCTGCGCGAGAAGCTGATGAAGTCGTCGATGCTGGAAGGCCTGCTGCGCCAGGGCATGAAGCTGGAAGACTTCAACTGGTACCTCGACTTCCACAAAGAGCACGACGTGAAGCTGCACTCCGGTGCCGGCGTGGGTATGGCCCGCGTGGCCCAGTTCATCCTGGGTCAGAAAGACATCCGCGACTGTGTGCCGTTCCTGATCAACCGCGACAACGTCATCTAG
- the pyrF gene encoding orotidine-5'-phosphate decarboxylase — MEKLIQRARQANSLLCVGLDPTGDDQQVARRLAEVIDQTSSYAAAFKPNLAFFLSREDGVKLLRETVQRIPESIPVILDGKFGDIANTADHYARFAYDVIGADGVTVNPYMGDDAIVPFARPGKLVFVLAKTSNKPAHSLQDVALTRGGYLSDCAAQVARKLDEEHGGIGLVVGATNAAAVARLRSLSPEQWFLVPGVGAQGGDLQATLRAGLRPDGAGLLINTSRALWQAADAGAAARELVEQINQFRPVLA; from the coding sequence ATGGAAAAGCTTATTCAACGCGCCCGGCAGGCCAACTCCCTGCTCTGCGTGGGCCTCGACCCGACCGGCGACGACCAACAGGTAGCGCGCCGCCTGGCCGAGGTTATCGACCAAACCAGCTCTTATGCGGCGGCTTTCAAGCCTAACTTGGCCTTTTTCCTGAGCCGGGAAGACGGGGTGAAGCTGCTGCGCGAAACCGTGCAGCGCATCCCGGAAAGCATTCCGGTGATTCTGGACGGCAAGTTCGGCGACATTGCCAACACCGCCGACCACTACGCCCGCTTTGCCTACGACGTCATCGGGGCCGACGGCGTGACGGTGAACCCCTACATGGGCGACGACGCCATTGTGCCTTTCGCCCGGCCCGGCAAGCTGGTATTCGTGCTGGCCAAAACCTCCAACAAACCAGCGCATTCCCTGCAGGACGTAGCCCTGACCCGCGGCGGCTACCTCTCCGACTGCGCCGCCCAGGTGGCCCGTAAGCTGGATGAGGAGCACGGCGGTATTGGCCTCGTCGTGGGTGCCACCAATGCCGCGGCCGTGGCCCGCCTGCGTAGCCTCAGCCCCGAGCAGTGGTTCCTGGTGCCCGGCGTGGGCGCCCAGGGTGGGGACTTGCAAGCCACGCTCCGCGCTGGTCTGCGCCCCGATGGTGCTGGGCTCCTTATTAATACGTCGCGGGCGTTGTGGCAGGCCGCTGATGCTGGAGCCGCTGCCCGGGAGCTGGTCGAGCAGATTAATCAGTTTCGGCCGGTGCTGGCGTAG
- a CDS encoding DUF4468 domain-containing protein, with amino-acid sequence MKKVLFSLLLAGLVSTTQVAVAQSGSGPAVSYTENVLAEEIGKEILFRRALDWTENHFSYGPKTGAKSDLAAGTVRVTGTGKVTPVTTNGKELVQTIRFDFVFRATDKGYDYSVGSFRVIPDPNQPENTVMLSDYIGQLATEKGNGKTFNDRRVTAQANALASEAAMSFRSYMNTMPAAEENTLGQPAAN; translated from the coding sequence ATGAAAAAAGTGCTGTTTAGCTTATTGTTGGCCGGTCTGGTATCTACCACGCAGGTAGCTGTTGCTCAGAGTGGTTCCGGGCCCGCCGTCAGCTACACTGAAAACGTGCTGGCAGAGGAAATCGGCAAGGAAATCCTGTTTCGCCGCGCCCTCGACTGGACGGAAAACCACTTCTCCTACGGCCCCAAAACCGGCGCTAAGTCGGACCTGGCCGCCGGCACCGTGCGTGTTACGGGCACGGGCAAAGTGACGCCGGTGACTACCAACGGCAAAGAGCTGGTGCAGACGATTCGCTTCGACTTCGTCTTCCGGGCCACCGATAAGGGCTACGACTACAGCGTGGGCTCCTTCCGCGTGATTCCCGACCCCAATCAGCCCGAAAACACGGTAATGCTCAGCGACTATATCGGTCAGCTGGCCACCGAGAAAGGCAACGGCAAGACCTTCAACGACCGGCGCGTAACGGCCCAGGCCAACGCCCTGGCCAGCGAAGCTGCCATGAGCTTCCGCTCCTACATGAACACGATGCCCGCCGCCGAGGAAAACACCCTGGGCCAGCCCGCCGCGAATTAG
- the pyrE gene encoding orotate phosphoribosyltransferase gives MSLPAATQTTYTAETLEQQLLQEDALLRGHFRLSSGLHSDTYVQCARFLRRPDLAAPAAAELARQIREAGLQPDVVVGPAMGGVVIGYELARQLGVPGIFTERDDSGQMTLRRGFTIEPGQKIIIAEDVVTTGKSTNEVARVLEGLGAKVLAVASLIDRTGGEASLSFPNFALLPVTAATYAPDECPLCRAGIPVVKPGSRPDKAFS, from the coding sequence GTGTCACTTCCCGCCGCCACCCAAACCACATATACCGCCGAAACCCTGGAGCAGCAGCTGTTGCAGGAAGATGCGCTGCTGCGCGGGCACTTCCGGCTGTCGTCGGGCCTGCACTCCGATACCTACGTGCAGTGCGCCCGTTTCCTGCGCCGGCCCGATCTGGCCGCGCCGGCCGCGGCCGAGCTGGCCCGGCAGATCCGGGAAGCCGGCTTGCAGCCCGACGTGGTAGTGGGGCCGGCTATGGGCGGGGTGGTGATTGGCTACGAGCTGGCCCGGCAGCTGGGCGTGCCCGGCATCTTCACTGAGCGCGACGATTCGGGCCAGATGACCCTGCGGCGCGGCTTCACCATCGAGCCGGGGCAGAAAATTATCATTGCCGAAGACGTGGTGACTACCGGCAAGAGCACCAACGAAGTAGCCCGGGTGCTGGAAGGATTGGGGGCAAAAGTTTTGGCCGTGGCCAGTTTAATTGACCGCACGGGTGGGGAAGCCTCACTTTCTTTTCCGAACTTTGCCCTGCTGCCGGTCACGGCGGCTACCTACGCACCCGATGAGTGCCCGCTGTGCCGGGCAGGTATTCCGGTGGTAAAACCGGGCAGTCGGCCCGATAAAGCGTTTTCTTAA
- a CDS encoding T9SS type A sorting domain-containing protein encodes MKHSLLFPVRTLGALLPALLAGFSAFAQSGAAYYSTFENPVLNSTYAVSSTGDGLCLGCFVANPERAADTDINNYAVVQNSLGVVGGGVALNLRLNGAGLANYRAGVVISTGSLLNVSTLATLTLRTSLNGIPQEEVKGSDAIVSTRLLADSRYGVEFGASKAFDKVELVVGGLLNGINTVRVLYAYAVPAATQLDRAVGYISRSAQPAAGDYVVRSGGGSPLAVCVGTGVTNPENTVDADLDNFATLNTVAGVNGCTTALQVKLDGLAPAGYQAGFVVGNGSLLDLNVLDGLQLTTYLNGVQQETRRGADLLTLTLLPDNRYQVSFKSTAAFNQVELQQGALVSALNTLQVYYGFGIEPRAFRDVTPVLSNFTAPQRGTEFQESAGGLLCLGCNSYNTARAADNVFTPGDYAGVQFPVLALGTYRLKLRLNGSGKGGDRAGIVLRTNKGLLNTTLLQNIRINTYSGINGTQLEESASGSSLLDLGLISDNRRSVAFLTKRNFDWVEVELTGGVGLFSDARIYYAFAEDPNPGFPAVVGPPVIVPPGGGGGESELRVGRGSGFSSSSDALDLFPNPAAGVRQVEISLATPPTAGSRVQVYTTLGQLVRNVAVTERTVQLSTTGLGAGLYHVVLLNGSGQRVASKSLLLAER; translated from the coding sequence ATGAAACACTCTTTACTCTTCCCGGTTCGTACGCTTGGTGCTCTGCTGCCGGCCTTGTTGGCCGGTTTCAGCGCTTTTGCCCAAAGCGGCGCGGCTTATTACTCCACGTTCGAGAACCCCGTGCTCAACTCTACTTACGCGGTAAGCTCCACGGGTGACGGTCTTTGCCTGGGCTGCTTCGTGGCCAACCCGGAGCGGGCGGCCGATACGGACATCAACAACTACGCCGTGGTCCAGAACTCGCTGGGCGTGGTAGGGGGCGGCGTAGCGCTGAATCTGCGCCTGAACGGGGCCGGCCTGGCCAACTACCGCGCCGGGGTGGTGATTAGCACCGGCAGCCTGCTGAACGTCAGCACGCTGGCCACGCTCACGCTACGCACCTCCCTGAACGGAATTCCGCAGGAGGAAGTGAAGGGCTCGGATGCTATTGTCAGCACCCGGCTGCTGGCCGACAGCCGCTACGGCGTTGAGTTTGGGGCCAGCAAGGCGTTCGACAAAGTCGAATTGGTAGTGGGTGGCCTGCTCAACGGCATTAATACCGTGCGGGTACTGTATGCCTACGCCGTGCCGGCCGCCACCCAGCTCGACCGGGCCGTGGGCTACATTTCGCGCAGTGCCCAGCCCGCCGCCGGCGACTACGTGGTCCGCTCGGGTGGGGGCAGCCCGCTGGCCGTGTGCGTCGGCACCGGTGTTACCAACCCCGAAAACACGGTTGACGCCGACTTGGACAACTTCGCCACGCTCAACACGGTAGCCGGCGTGAACGGCTGCACCACGGCTCTGCAAGTGAAGCTCGACGGCCTGGCGCCGGCCGGCTACCAGGCGGGCTTCGTGGTGGGCAATGGCAGCCTGCTCGACCTCAACGTGCTGGATGGCCTGCAACTCACGACCTACCTGAACGGCGTGCAGCAGGAAACGCGGCGCGGCGCCGACCTGCTGACCCTGACCCTGCTGCCCGACAACCGCTATCAGGTGAGCTTCAAGTCGACGGCGGCCTTCAACCAGGTTGAGCTGCAGCAGGGCGCTCTGGTTAGTGCCCTGAACACGCTGCAGGTCTACTACGGCTTCGGCATCGAGCCCCGGGCCTTCCGCGACGTGACGCCGGTGCTGTCGAACTTCACGGCTCCGCAGCGGGGCACCGAGTTTCAGGAGTCGGCTGGCGGCCTGCTGTGCCTGGGTTGCAACTCCTATAACACTGCCCGCGCGGCCGACAACGTCTTCACCCCCGGCGACTACGCCGGCGTGCAGTTTCCGGTGCTAGCGCTGGGCACCTACCGGCTGAAGCTGCGCCTGAACGGCAGCGGCAAAGGCGGCGACCGGGCCGGCATCGTGCTGCGCACCAACAAGGGCCTGCTCAACACGACCCTGCTCCAGAACATCCGCATCAACACGTACTCGGGCATCAACGGCACCCAGCTGGAGGAGTCGGCCTCGGGTAGCAGCCTGCTCGACCTGGGCCTGATCAGCGACAACCGGCGCTCGGTAGCCTTCCTCACCAAGCGTAACTTCGACTGGGTGGAAGTGGAGCTGACCGGCGGCGTGGGCCTGTTCTCCGATGCGCGCATTTACTATGCCTTCGCCGAAGACCCGAACCCCGGCTTCCCGGCCGTGGTTGGCCCTCCGGTTATCGTGCCCCCAGGCGGTGGCGGCGGCGAGTCGGAGTTGCGGGTTGGTCGCGGCAGCGGCTTCAGCTCCTCCTCCGACGCCCTGGACCTGTTCCCGAACCCGGCCGCTGGCGTCCGGCAGGTGGAAATCAGCTTGGCTACGCCTCCCACGGCTGGCTCGAGGGTGCAGGTCTACACCACGCTGGGGCAGCTGGTGCGCAACGTAGCCGTTACGGAACGCACCGTGCAGCTGTCGACCACCGGCCTTGGTGCCGGCCTCTACCACGTGGTGCTGCTGAATGGCAGCGGGCAGCGGGTCGCCAGCAAGAGTCTGCTGCTGGCTGAGCGCTAA
- a CDS encoding sigma-54-dependent transcriptional regulator — MPTSPIITIFIVEDNALYGELLEYRLAQNPDHQIRRFTTAQDCLACLHEKPDLITLDYSLPDGSGDQVLRLIKDRLPEVAVIVISGQEDVRTAIGLLHQGAYDYLVKDEETLDRLWNSVGNWRKQLLLRRENQRLREQIGQQYDSERAILGESPQIKQLFTLIDKAARANISVSISGETGTGKELVAKAIHFRSERRNAPFVAVNVAAIPSELLESELFGHEKGAFTGALNRRIGRFEEANRGTLFLDEISEMELSLQAKLLRVLQEREVVRVGGNARIPFDARLVVATHRDLNQRVKEGRFREDLYYRLLGLPIELPPLRDRGHDILLLANSFLQAFCRQNNMTACTLSAAAQSRLLQYHFPGNVRELKAVVELAAVLAESDVIQPQDLSLRGERPGSAPPELPGPEADESLRSQTAAIVQRYLWLYQGNIMEVAARLQIGKSTIYRMVQKREVELPSSSS, encoded by the coding sequence ATGCCTACCTCCCCTATTATCACCATCTTTATTGTCGAGGACAACGCCTTGTATGGTGAGCTGCTGGAGTACCGGCTGGCTCAAAACCCTGACCACCAGATCCGCCGCTTCACCACGGCCCAGGACTGCCTGGCCTGCCTGCACGAGAAACCCGACCTTATCACCTTGGATTATTCCCTGCCCGATGGCTCGGGCGACCAGGTGCTGCGGCTGATTAAAGACCGGCTGCCGGAGGTGGCCGTCATCGTTATTTCGGGGCAGGAAGACGTGCGGACGGCCATTGGCCTGCTGCACCAGGGCGCCTACGACTACCTCGTGAAGGATGAGGAAACCCTGGACCGGCTCTGGAACTCGGTGGGCAACTGGCGCAAGCAGCTGCTGCTGCGGCGCGAAAACCAGCGGCTGCGCGAACAGATCGGGCAGCAGTACGACTCCGAGCGGGCCATCCTGGGCGAAAGCCCGCAGATCAAGCAGCTGTTCACGCTCATCGACAAAGCGGCCCGGGCCAATATCTCGGTGTCGATCAGCGGCGAGACCGGTACGGGCAAGGAGCTGGTGGCCAAGGCCATTCACTTCCGTTCGGAGCGGCGCAACGCCCCTTTCGTGGCCGTAAACGTGGCCGCTATTCCGAGTGAGCTGCTGGAAAGTGAGCTGTTTGGGCACGAGAAAGGTGCTTTCACCGGGGCCCTCAACCGGCGCATTGGCCGGTTTGAGGAAGCCAACCGGGGCACGCTGTTTCTGGACGAGATTTCCGAAATGGAGCTGAGCTTGCAGGCCAAGCTGCTGCGCGTGCTCCAGGAGCGCGAAGTGGTGCGCGTGGGCGGCAACGCCCGCATTCCCTTCGACGCCCGCCTGGTGGTGGCCACCCACCGCGACCTGAACCAGCGCGTGAAGGAGGGCCGCTTCCGCGAAGACCTGTACTACCGGCTGCTGGGCCTGCCCATCGAGCTGCCGCCCCTGCGCGACCGGGGCCACGACATTCTGCTGCTGGCCAACTCCTTTCTGCAGGCTTTCTGCCGGCAGAACAACATGACGGCCTGCACGCTGTCGGCGGCGGCGCAGAGCCGGCTGCTGCAGTACCATTTCCCCGGCAACGTGCGCGAGCTGAAAGCGGTGGTAGAGCTGGCCGCCGTGCTGGCCGAAAGCGACGTTATCCAGCCCCAGGACTTGTCGTTGCGGGGCGAGCGGCCCGGCAGCGCGCCCCCGGAGCTGCCCGGGCCGGAAGCCGATGAGTCGTTGCGCAGCCAGACGGCGGCCATCGTGCAGCGCTACCTGTGGCTTTACCAGGGCAATATCATGGAAGTAGCCGCCCGCCTGCAAATCGGGAAGTCGACTATTTATCGTATGGTTCAGAAAAGAGAAGTAGAGCTTCCTTCCTCGTCCTCCTAG
- a CDS encoding lysophospholipid acyltransferase family protein, producing MDFSATPSFPFPSFLGRRATELLRPVLDPLAGLRELRRLHQQHAHLQGREYIGMLLRSLNISLDYDAAELRHVASTGSFLAVSNHPCGLLDGLVLLYVLGEVRPDFRLVANDLLAPLLPQLAQQLILVTPAPRKASHNVPGVRHLLRYLHNEVPVGLFPAGEVASRPAPFRPATEADWHPTAGRLLSAAHVPVVPVWLSGHNSETFSVLGMLHPWLRTARLPAELLNKRGQTIRVRIGQPIQPPTLARVPACERLAYVRARVFALGSGATIADPEAALAVPAVAAETPAESIAADIAALRPSRCLVRAGRWEVYIASQAEVPHVLRELGRLRELTFRREGEGTQQPLDLDAYDEYYRHLFLYDRAAGQLVGAYRIGRGRVILRRHGRRGFYLHSLFRMKKALEPFLAESLELGRSFVRVEYQKQHQPLALLWKGIAEYLSRHPEYRYLIGPVSISNRFSSVSRAVMVDFLTAHYFHPELAQLVKPRKQFRYRPLDRQEAPATLQTGLSSVQDLHQLIGTFEPGGAGIPVMLRHYLKQNARLLAFNVDPNFSNALDGFIVLDARELPARTTGLLAR from the coding sequence ATGGACTTCTCCGCTACGCCCAGCTTTCCATTCCCGTCTTTCCTCGGCCGCCGGGCCACCGAGCTGTTGCGCCCTGTGCTCGACCCCCTGGCCGGCCTGCGGGAGCTGCGCCGCCTGCACCAGCAGCATGCCCATCTGCAGGGGCGCGAATACATCGGCATGCTGCTGCGCAGTCTGAATATCTCCCTCGACTATGATGCCGCTGAGCTGCGCCACGTGGCCAGTACCGGGAGCTTTCTGGCCGTGAGCAACCACCCCTGCGGCCTGCTCGACGGGCTGGTGCTGCTCTACGTGCTGGGCGAGGTGCGCCCCGACTTCCGGCTGGTGGCCAACGATCTGCTGGCGCCGCTGCTGCCCCAGCTGGCCCAGCAGCTGATTCTGGTGACCCCTGCGCCCCGCAAGGCCAGCCACAACGTGCCCGGCGTGCGCCACCTGCTGCGCTACCTGCACAACGAGGTGCCCGTGGGCCTGTTTCCGGCGGGGGAGGTGGCCAGCCGGCCGGCTCCTTTTCGGCCCGCCACCGAGGCCGACTGGCACCCCACGGCGGGCCGCCTGCTGAGTGCGGCCCACGTGCCCGTGGTGCCGGTGTGGCTGAGCGGCCACAACAGCGAAACCTTCAGCGTATTGGGGATGCTGCACCCCTGGCTGCGCACGGCCCGGCTACCGGCCGAGCTGCTCAACAAGCGCGGGCAAACCATTCGGGTGCGGATCGGCCAGCCGATTCAGCCTCCGACGCTGGCCCGGGTACCAGCCTGCGAGCGGCTGGCCTACGTGCGGGCCCGGGTGTTTGCCCTGGGTTCGGGAGCAACCATAGCCGACCCTGAAGCCGCTCTGGCCGTGCCCGCAGTAGCCGCCGAAACGCCCGCCGAAAGCATTGCGGCCGATATTGCGGCGTTGCGCCCGTCGCGGTGCCTGGTGCGCGCGGGGCGCTGGGAAGTTTACATCGCCAGCCAGGCCGAAGTGCCGCACGTGCTGCGCGAGCTGGGCCGGCTGCGGGAGCTGACGTTTCGCCGGGAAGGCGAAGGCACCCAGCAGCCCCTCGACCTGGATGCCTACGATGAATACTACCGCCATCTGTTTCTCTACGACCGCGCCGCGGGCCAGCTGGTGGGCGCCTACCGCATCGGCCGGGGCCGCGTGATTCTGCGTCGGCACGGGCGGCGGGGCTTTTATCTGCACTCCCTGTTTCGGATGAAAAAAGCCCTGGAGCCGTTTCTGGCCGAGTCGCTGGAGCTGGGGCGCTCCTTCGTGCGGGTCGAGTACCAGAAGCAGCACCAGCCGCTGGCGCTGCTCTGGAAGGGCATTGCCGAATACCTGAGCCGCCACCCCGAATACCGCTACCTGATTGGCCCGGTCAGCATCAGCAACCGGTTTTCCAGCGTGTCGCGGGCCGTCATGGTCGATTTTCTCACCGCGCATTATTTCCACCCCGAGCTGGCCCAGCTGGTGAAGCCGCGCAAGCAGTTCCGCTACCGGCCGCTCGACCGTCAGGAAGCCCCGGCCACGCTGCAAACCGGCCTCAGCAGCGTGCAGGACCTGCACCAGCTCATTGGCACCTTCGAGCCGGGCGGGGCTGGTATTCCGGTTATGCTGCGGCACTACCTCAAGCAGAATGCCCGCCTGTTGGCCTTCAACGTGGACCCAAACTTCAGCAATGCCCTCGACGGCTTTATCGTGCTGGATGCCCGGGAGCTGCCGGCTCGCACCACCGGTCTGCTGGCGCGCTGA
- a CDS encoding DNA/RNA non-specific endonuclease gives MKRTLYRLLSFGLLGTLAVSCSKDETVAPAAPTAVSQSFDATRDSNLAMGNPSGATTSTTNYTNYLMTKTQYSMSYHRDRAIPNWVSWHLSSAWLGSTPRQDNFASDATLPTGWFRATSSSYTGSGFDRGHNCPSADRTGSVADNSATFLMTNMMPQASVNNQQTWAGLENYCRTLVNQGNELYIICGSYGSGGTGLNGYATTIAGGKIAVPARCWKVIVVLPEGSSDASRVTTSTRVIAINTPNTTSIGTSWGSYRTTVDAIEQATGYNILSAVSSTVQATIESRVDTGPTS, from the coding sequence ATGAAGCGTACCCTCTACCGCTTGCTCAGCTTTGGCCTGCTCGGCACCCTGGCTGTTTCGTGTTCTAAAGACGAAACCGTAGCGCCCGCCGCGCCCACCGCTGTTTCACAGAGTTTTGATGCCACCCGGGACAGCAACCTGGCTATGGGTAACCCCAGTGGAGCTACCACCAGCACCACCAACTACACCAATTACCTGATGACGAAAACCCAGTACTCGATGTCGTATCACCGCGACCGGGCGATTCCAAACTGGGTAAGCTGGCACTTGAGCAGCGCCTGGCTGGGCAGCACGCCCCGCCAGGATAACTTTGCGTCCGATGCGACCCTGCCCACGGGCTGGTTCCGGGCCACGAGCAGCAGCTACACCGGCTCGGGCTTCGACCGGGGCCACAACTGCCCCTCCGCCGACCGCACCGGCTCCGTGGCCGACAACTCGGCCACGTTCCTGATGACCAACATGATGCCCCAGGCTTCGGTGAACAACCAGCAAACCTGGGCCGGGCTCGAAAACTACTGCCGTACGCTGGTCAACCAGGGCAATGAGCTGTACATCATCTGCGGCAGCTACGGCAGCGGCGGCACCGGCCTGAACGGCTACGCTACTACCATTGCGGGCGGCAAAATTGCCGTGCCCGCCCGCTGCTGGAAGGTAATCGTGGTGCTGCCCGAAGGTAGCTCCGACGCCAGCCGCGTGACCACCAGCACCCGCGTTATTGCCATCAATACGCCCAACACGACATCCATCGGCACCAGCTGGGGCAGCTACCGCACCACCGTCGACGCCATCGAGCAGGCCACCGGCTACAACATCCTGTCGGCAGTGTCTTCCACGGTGCAGGCCACCATCGAGTCGCGCGTAGATACCGGCCCGACGAGCTGA